The proteins below come from a single Pararge aegeria chromosome 23, ilParAegt1.1, whole genome shotgun sequence genomic window:
- the LOC120634350 gene encoding uncharacterized protein LOC120634350 has protein sequence MKCVCLLLASAALVHGYAIKDNEIETTRLRTSDDLLNSVISDCFEMESPMSCLKVKVLSFLDTKLGVTSESARALDDDTIDKVIFDRVGRVLNQNEFRFQLPEFIFQSAEVSYRADRGFDVDFPETDAENGEARGILKKKLLLPVLLLLKLKMKALMPILVAIIGIKAVKALILSKLAITLVVGFLVYNLIMKKGAMPMMMAPTEPPAPQYGPPASQYGTPSTPAAPQDSYSPQWEPASSGPYARVWDPSQLAYSSYYPGDSSASSSSNQSPSYSSVSSISASASSASSP, from the exons ATGAAGTGTGTTTGCCTCCTCCTGGCTTCTGCGGCCCTAGTACATGGTTACGCAATCAAGGACAATGAAATCGAAACAACCCGTTTGCGCACAAGTGATGATCTTCTGAACAGTGTTATCAGTGATTGTTTTGAAATGGAATCCCCGATGTCATGTCTCAAAGTGAAGGTCTTATCATTTTTGGACACGAAGCTCGGTGTGACTTCGGAGTCTGCGAGGGCTTTGGACGACGATACCATCGACAAAGTGATCTTCGACCGGGTTGGGAGGGTTTTAAACCAAAATGAGTTTAGGTTCCAACTGCCTGAGTTCATCTTCCAAAGCGCTGAAGTTTCTTACCGTGCTGATAGAGGATTCGACGTGGACTTCCCCGAAACCGATGCTGAAAATGGCGAAG CTCGTGGCATCCTCAAGAAGAAACTTCTGTTGccagttcttcttcttctcaagCTGAAGATGAAGGCGCTGATGCCGATCCTGGTCGCCATCATCGGCATCAAAGCTGTAAAGGCTTTGATTCTTAGCAAACTGGCTATCACTCTTGTCGTCGGATTCCTTGTCTACAATCTGATTATGAAGAAAGGag CTATGCCGATGATGATGGCACCTACAGAACCGCCTGCACCCCAGTACGGACCTCCTGCTTCTCAGTACGGAACCCCGTCTACCCCTGCTGCCCCCCAGGACTCCTACAGCCCACAATGGGAGCCAGCCAGCTCAGGACCTTACGCAAGAGTTTGGGACCCATCCCAACTTGCATACAGCTCATACTACCCTGGTGATTCCagcgcatcatcatcatcaaatcaatcaCCAAGCTACTCCAGCGTATCCTCTATCTCAGCGTCTGCATCATCAGCCTCATCACCCTGA